In Rosa chinensis cultivar Old Blush chromosome 1, RchiOBHm-V2, whole genome shotgun sequence, a genomic segment contains:
- the LOC112176716 gene encoding protein GRAVITROPIC IN THE LIGHT 1, whose amino-acid sequence MLEMDGSSKPPQISEMFSKFALAFKTKTFEFFAEEEEDPDSLSLLDSAEEIITDQKVVVIKPDGARSPTSPELRIIPTKPNLGETQVQSPELSTITRSLSKTQIRPINIPMTQTLISSVFATVSSFEASYLQLQTAHVPFVEENVTSADRALVSHLQRLSEFKQFFRDFCGSSDIGSGFGVGSCLEAQVQENQSKLRTLGTMSNRLQTEIDHKDNEVVALRKKLGEIQKSNFRLSQRLSGTLNSSSCEVLLSIRVFDSVLHDACRLTHRFSKILISLMGKAGWDLDLAANLVHPDVGYVKKAHNRYAFLSYVCLGMFKGFDSKDFGLVGDEVLCNGHGSELDKNNVPLKQLLEHVSSNPMELLSRNQNCKFSRFCESKYQEIIHPTMESSMFSNFDRNAVVLSKWRSLSVFYESFVNMASSIWTLHKLAYCFDPVVEIFQVERDADFSMVYMEDVTRRLSLPSKTREKVGFTVVPGFKLGRTIIQSQVYLSGLKCTE is encoded by the coding sequence CAAATCTCTGAGATGTTTTCCAAATTCGCTCTCgctttcaaaaccaaaacctttgAGTTCTTCGCCGAGGAGGAAGAAGACCCTGACAGCTTATCTCTGCTCGACTCCGCCGAAGAAATCATCACCGACCAGAAGGTCGTCGTCATCAAACCCGACGGAGCACGCAGTCCGACCTCGCCGGAGCTCCGAATAATACCGACGAAGCCCAATTTGGGCGAGACCCAGGTCCAAAGCCCAGAGCTTTCGACGATTACAAGGTCTCTGAGCAAAACCCAGATCAGACCCATCAATATTCCGATGACCCAGACTCTGATTTCGTCGGTCTTCGCCACAGTTTCGTCTTTCGAAGCTTCctacctccagttacagacggCTCATGTGCCCTTTGTGGAAGAAAACGTGACGTCAGCGGACCGAGCTCTGGTCTCTCACCTTCAGAGGCTCTCGGAGTTCAAGCAGTTTTTCAGGGATTTTTGTGGAAGTTCGGATATCGGGTCGGGTTTTGGAGTCGGGTCTTGCTTGGAGGCCCAGGTGCAAGAGAATCAGAGCAAGCTCAGGACTCTGGGGACCATGTCAAATAGGTTGCAGACAGAGATTGATCACAAAGACAATGAAGTTGTGGCCCTGAGGAAAAAACTGGGTGAGATTCAGAAATCTAACTTTAGACTATCTCAGAGGTTATCTGGAACTTTGAATTCTTCTTCTTGTGAGGTTTTGTTGTCAATTAGAGTATTTGATTCGGTTCTACATGATGCTTGTAGATTAACACACAGATTTAGTAAGATTTTGATAAGTTTGATGGGAAAAGCAGGGTGGGATTTGGATTTGGCTGCTAATTTGGTTCATCCTGATGTTGGTTATGTGAAAAAGGCTCATAATCGATATGCGTTTTTGTCATATGTTTGTTTGGGAATGTTCAAAGGTTTTGATTCGAAAGATTTTGGTTTAGTTGGGGATGAGGTTTTGTGTAATGGGCATGGTTCGGAATTGGATAAGAACAATGTTCCTCTGAAGCAGTTGCTTGAGCATGTTTCGAGCAATCCGATGGAGTTGTTGAGTAGGAACCAGAATTGTAAGTTTTCGAGATTTTGTGAGAGCAAGTATCAAGAGATCATTCACCCCACTATGGAATCTTCAATGTTCAGTAATTTTGATCGGAATGCAGTTGTGTTGAGTAAATGGAGGTCGTTGAGCGTATTCTATGAATCATTTGTTAACATGGCTAGCTCGATATGGACGTTACACAAGTTGGCCTATTGCTTCGATCCTGTGGTGGAGATATTCCAAGTGGAAAGAGATGCAGATTTTTCTATGGTATATATGGAAGATGTCACTAGGAGATTGTCATTGCCTAGTAAAACCAGGGAAAAAGTTGGCTTCACAGTGGTTCCGGGTTTTAAACTTGGAAGGACAATAATTCAGTCTCAGGTTTACCTAAGTGGCTTGAAATGTACAGAGTAG